The following proteins come from a genomic window of Trifolium pratense cultivar HEN17-A07 linkage group LG4, ARS_RC_1.1, whole genome shotgun sequence:
- the LOC123921317 gene encoding 5'-3' exoribonuclease 3-like — MGVPAFYRYLVGKYPTVVVDSVEEEPVVIDGVHIPVNTANKNPNNIEYDNLYLDMNGVIHPCFHPEDKPSPTSFDEVFQSIFSYIDRLFVIVRPRKLLFMAIDGVAPRAKMNQQRARRFRAAKDASDAAAEESRLRDEFEREGRKLPPKQESQTFDSNVITPGTEFMAVLSTALQYYIHLRLNSDPGWKNIKVILSDANVPGEGEHKIMSFIRLQRNLKGYDPNTRHCMYGLDADLIMLALATHEIHFSILREVVFTPGQDKCFMCGQMGHMAADCQGKLKRKAGEFDEGDATVAKLPFQFLNIWTLREYLEYEMRIPNPPFKIDFECIVDDVIFMCFFVGNDFLPHMPMLEIRDGAINLLMTVYKEEFSKFDGYLTNGSKPNLSRVEHFIQAVGSHEDEIFQKRAQLHPRQRVNIKRRKRQATGDDIGPQVQPAISQFHEEKDIQDNEDELKTKLKRILLDKSDVFNSKGAHEDKIKLGEPGWKERYYEEKFSAKTPEELDAIRKDVVLKYTEGLCWVMHYYYEGVCSWQWFYPYHYAPFASDLKGLGELNINFELGTPFKPFDQLIGVFPAASSHALPEPYRKLMTDPNSPIIDFYPIDFEVDMNGKRYTWQGIAKLPFIDEARLLAEVQKIENLLTPEEKRRNTIMFNMIFVNSCHPLSVCISTLDNKCRNMSNCERADVKEKINPIESGGMNGYISSCDGEPCPPIFRSPVAGMEDIIDNHVICAIYGLPDGHEHISRPPHGVEFPKRTLAIEDLKPSCSRYRENRRINPLGSYSCRTYEESRRKKPRGSCSGRELREASQRLIVNSLQIKTDAYKYHHPMNGSTMSYAAPIGHRQSWLHNNYESISRPGYAAMPLPSSAPPQFLPYTAVPTAQYVYNQPYSQRVMYTHHH; from the exons ATGGGAGTCCCTGCTTTCTATCGGTATCTTGTAGGCAAATATCCGACGGTGGTTGTCGACTCCGTTGAGGAGGAACCGGTGGTTATCGACGGCGTTCATATCCCGGTCAATACAGCTAACAAGAACCCTAACAACATTGAATATGATAATCTTTACCTTGATATGAATGGCGTCATTCACCCTTGTTTCCATCCTGAGGATAAG CCATCACCGACCTCTTTTGATGAAGTGTTTCAGTCCATATTTTCTTACATTGACAGACTCTTTGTCATTGTGCGCCCTAGGAAGTTACTTTTTATGGCTATAGATGGTGTTGCTCCGAGGGCTAAGATGAACCAACAACGCGCTAGGCGCTTTAGGGCTGCTAAAGATGCATCTGATGCCGCTGCTGAAGAATCGAGGTTAAGGGATGAATTTGAGAGGGAAGGAAGAAAGCTTCCTCCTAAACAAGAGTCACAGACATTTGATTCAAATGTAATCACACCTGGAACTGAATTCATGGCTGTTTTGTCAACTGCACTTCAGTACTATATTCATCTTAGGTTGAATAGTGATCCTGGTTGGAAGAATATCAAGGTTATTCTTTCTGATGCAAATGTTCCCGGCGAAGGGGAGCATAAGATAATGTCCTTCATTCGCCTTCAAAGAAATCTTAAAGGATATGATCCCAACACACGCCATTGCATGTATGGTTTGGATGCTGATTTGATTATGTTGGCTCTGGCTACTCAtgaaattcatttttcaattcTTAGAGAGGTTGTATTTACTCCCGGACAAGACAAATGTTTCATGTGTGGTCAGATGGGTCATATGGCTGCAGACTGTCAAGGGAAGCTAAAAAGGAAGGCAGGGGAGTTTGACGAAGGAGATGCTACTGTGGCTAAATTGCCTTTCCAGTTTCTGAACATTTGGACTCTGAGGGAATATCTTGAATATGAGATGAGGATACCTAATCCTCCTTTTAAGATTGACTTTGAATGTATTGTGGATGATGTTATCTTCATGTGTTTTTTTGTCGGGAATGATTTCCTACCACACATGCCTATGCTAGAGATTCGCGATGGTGCAATTAACTTGCTGATGACAGTATACAAGGAGGAATTTAGTAAATTCGATGGTTATTTGACAAATGGCAGTAAGCCAAACCTGAGCAGGGTGGAGCATTTTATTCAGGCTGTTGGATCACATGAAGATGAAATATTCCAAAAAAGAGCTCAATTGCATCCGCGGCAAAGGGTAAATATAAAGCGTCGGAAGAGACAAGCAACAGGAGATGATATTGGGCCTCAAGTTCAACCTGCAATTTCACAATTCCATGAGGAAAAAGATATTCAAGATAACGAAGACGAATTGAAAACAAAACTGAAGCGGATACTTCTTGACAAATCTGATGTATTCAACTCAAAAGGTGCTCATGAAGACAAGATTAAGTTGGGAGAACCAGGCTGGAAAGAGAGGTATTATGAGGAGAAATTTTCTGCTAAAACTCCTGAAGAACTTGATGCTATACGGAAAGATGTTGTCTTGAAATACACCGAAGGTCTATGTTGGGTGATGCATTATTATTACGAAGGTGTTTGTTCTTGGCAATGGTTTTATCCTTATCATTATGCCCCTTTTGCGTCTGATCTCAAGGGCCTTGGTGAgcttaatattaattttgagTTGGGTACTCCATTCAAACCATTTGACCAACTTATTGGAGTTTTTCCTGCTGCAAGCTCACATGCTCTGCCTGAACCGTATAGGAAACTTATGACTGATCCAAACTCTCCAATTATTGATTTTTATCCAATCGATTTTGAAGTAGACATGAATGGAAAACGCTATACTTGGCAGGGAATTGCGAAGTTGCCGTTTATTGACGAAGCGCGACTTCTTGCAGAAGTTCAGAAAATTGAAAACTTGTTAACGCCAGAGGAAAAGCGACGAAATACAATAATGTTCAACATGATTTTTGTGAATTCATGCCATCCTCTTTCTGTGTGCATTAGTACACTCGACAACAAATGTAGAAACATGTCTAACTGTGAGCGTGCTGATGTCAAGGAAAAAATCAATCCCatagaaagtggtggaatgAATGGTTACATATCCTCCTGTGATGGAGAACCTTGCCCTCCCATCTTCAGGTCACCTGTTGCAGGCATGGAAGACATCATAGATAATCATGTCATATGTGCAATATATGGACTTCCCGATGGTCATGAACATATAAGCCGACCGCCACATGGAGTTGAATTTCCAAAAAGGACTTTGGCAATTGAGGATTTAAAACCCTCTTGCAGTAGATATCGAGAAAATCGGAGGATAAACCCTCTGGGATCTTATTCTTGTAGGACATATGAAGAAAGTCGAAGAAAAAAACCCCGGGGATCCTGTTCTGGTCGGGAGCTTAGAGAGGCATCACAAAGACTCATTGTAAATTCTTTGCAGATCAAGACAGATGCATATAAATACCATCATCCCATGAATGGATCAACAATGTCATATGCTGCACCAATTGGTCATAGACAATCATGGCTTCACAATAACTATGAATCGATATCACGCCCAGGGTATGCTGCAATGCCACTTCCTTCTTCCGCTCCTCCGCAGTTTCTACCGTACACTGCT